One Papaver somniferum cultivar HN1 unplaced genomic scaffold, ASM357369v1 unplaced-scaffold_3743, whole genome shotgun sequence DNA window includes the following coding sequences:
- the LOC113342358 gene encoding beta-glucosidase 10-like, producing MISDHSTGDVAVDSYHRYKEDVKLIKEMGMDNYRFSIAWFRILSGGHLSKGVNKQGVTYYNNLINELLSHGIQPFATLFHFDLPQPLEDEYGGFLSPQLANDFRDYAEVCFKEFGDRVKHWITINKPWTFIYMGYGLGLTPPGRCSNRHLCKYGNSGVEPYIVCHNLLLAHSVAANLYKEKYVGYFQSLRKIKWFSVSVCRYDGKVLCVK from the coding sequence ATGATATCTGACCACAGCACCGGAGATGTGGCCGTTGATTCTTATCATCGCTACAAGGAAGATGTAAAGCTTATCAAAGAGATGGGTATGGACAATTACAGATTCTCTATTGCTTGGTTTAGAATTTTATCGGGTGGACATCTTAGCAAAGGAGTAAATAAACAAGGAGTCACTTATTACAACAACCTCATCAATGAGCTCTTATCCCACGGAATTCAACCATTTGCGACGTTGTTTCATTTTGATCTGCCACAGCCACTCGAAGACGAATATGGTGGTTTTTTGAGTCCTCAGCTCGCCAATGATTTCAGGGATTATGCAGAAGTGTGCTTTAAAGAATTTGGCGACAGAGTCAAGCATTGGATCACAATTAATAAACCTTGGACCTTTATTTATATGGGTTATGGCTTAGGATTAACACCGCCAGGTCGGTGCTCTAACCGACATCTTTGCAAATATGGGAATTCAGGGGTTGAGCCATATATAGTTTGCCACAACCTACTCCTTGCTCATTCTGTTGCTGCCAATCTTTACAAGGAAAaatatgttggatattttcaatctcttagaaaaataaaatggttTTCGGTTTCAGTTTGCCGCTATGACGGAAAAGTGTTATGTGTTAAATAA